The DNA sequence GGGATGACGAAGGTAGTCAGTGTTGGGCCCACAAGCATTGTCCACCTAAACCTGGGTCAGGCCCTTGGATCAGGGGAGGCAGCCACTCACATTCTCTGTGGGGCAGTTTCAGAGCCTGAGACCAGTACTTCGGACCCAGCCCCTGAGTCCTTGGCAGCTACAGCATGTGCAGAAGCTGAGTAGCTGCCGATTGCAAAGGTGAGCATCCATGGGCCAGACCTGAGGGCTCTGTGTGGGGAACAGATGTCTGATTTCCTCCAGCCCAACTAGTTCGTGGTCAGGGAGGAGGAAAGTATCCAAGGACTAGGAAGGTGTTGGTCTGAGGGGTTGATGAGAGGGGAATCAGGCAagtagaaagggagaagggagggagggaaggccttGGCTCAGAGTCCTGGGGCAAGGAGGACGACCCTGACGCTTTTGGTATCCCACAAGTTCTCTCAAATCAGTCATGGTCCTATTGGTCCAGGCTCTAGCACTGATGTCACCCAGCTGCCTCCTCTGTAGGATGCCTGTGCAGTACATCCTTGGGGAGTGGGACTTTCAAGGGCTCAGTCTGAAGATGGCCCCCCCAGTGTTCATCCCTCGCCCGGAAAGTGAGGTAGGTGTGGCACCAGGACAGGGCAGGATGGGGATGAGGGTGGGGTTTAGGGTACCTGTCTTGCTCCAGATTTCCTCCAGGGGGCGCTGGGACCCTGTGATTATTGTCCTCAGAGGCCTTGCTTTTCCATACTGGTGTCTCCTGGAAGGCTTGGTAGGTGGGGCCAAGAGTGTAGAGGTCTCCTTCTGGCCTCCTTGAGTGTCCTCACATCCCAGACCAATGTCCTAGCTCCCAGACATGGCCTATCCAATCCATGGGGGGAAAGTGCCTTCCTCCTATCTCAGGAGGCGTGGGTGAAGTGGATAGGGCTCCAGCTGGACACCCGGAGGCCTGGTACAGCTATGTGACCTCAGGAAAGTCATTGACCCCTCTGGGCCCACATGATAAAAGGGTTGGGCCAGGGAATCTGTGACTTGGTGGGTCTCTTAGATCCACTGTCTGGTCAGGTAATTACCCGTGTCCCTCAAATTACTAGGACTAGGGATTGGGTGGCCCTAGATACTGTCTGTTGGTAAGGCACCCTTATTGTGGGAGAGATGCTTTCTGTAGCCCTTCTTGGGCTTCCCCTTGACCTTATAGGGagccagagagaacagagcaggtGGATGGGGCTGTGTGGGGGCTGATGGGCAAGCTAGagggcaccaggctctgagaagGAGTGTTTCTCAAAAGGTACCCAGGCATACAAACATTCCTAGGAAAGATCATACTTCATTCACCTGCCCAGACAGGTACCCAGAGTCTTACCTCATTTTCCTAGACTCTCTCCCCTGGCCAAGAAACCTTCTGACCCCATTCACTTCCACATCATGTGGTTCAGAGGCCAGGTCCTCACTTTACAGCCCAGTACTGGGAGGGACAGTAGGGAATCTGAGAACTACCTAAAGACACAGGGCTGCCAGTGGAAGGAACGTGGGGGCAGCACTCGGACTTTCTGACTCTGGGTCAGGGCCCCACATCTCCCATAGGGCTGTCCCATCTGGGATTGGATGAGCTGGGATGGAATGCGGAGATCCAGAGCAGGAAGTGGTGGTCTGCCACCTGTAGGTTCTTGGGAGGCTACCCTGTGTCTTTCCCAAGCATGTGACCTCTGGCTGGGAGCTCACTTATTGTCTCCTGAGGCTGCCAAGGGTCAGGACATGGGAGGGAAGCTACCATGATGACCTTTCAGTCCCCTCAGAGCTGATCTGACACCAGCCATGTGCTCCAGGGTTCTGAATGTGGAATGTGGACTTCTGGCTCACATGGGGGCCCCCCATTCCTGTGTGGGTCTGGGCCAGAGAGCAGCTCTGTTgcaaggagcagggggaggggagaacagaggGGGAGGCTGTGGTTGGGAGGTCAGGTCCTCACCTCACTGTGCAGACATTTCTGAGAACTTGCCAGGTTTGCCCCAATGTGAAGCCACATTGGGGGTGCTTTACCAAGAACTTGAGAGGACGTGGCCTGTGGCAGGGAGTAGGGAGAATGGGTGCAGGGAACAGTTCATGGTGCCTGTGATCTTTCTATCCACTGGAGGACAGTTTCTGATGATGGGGGCAGAAGTCAGAAATGTGAAGCTGTAGGTGGCATGTGGCTCGATGAGTTGGGCTTTCCTTGTGGGTGGGAAGGTGGCTCAGTCCCCAGGCTGGCGGTGTGTACAGTGGGAAACCCAAGGCTGAGAGTGTGAGCCATTCATATCCAATTGGGCAAGATGAGGCTCTGCGGGGTATGGGAGGCTCAGTGCCTTATCTGTGATTAGTTTGAAAGAGGCAGTGCCACCTTCATGGGGCTGCTGTCTCAGAGCATCCGAATGGAGGGTACTCACAGCAGTCAGGTCCTGCTGAGGCCTTGGGCTGACTTCTTGACAGAAGCTGTCTGTTCCCCACATTCCCTTCTATCCCCACCCCATCATGGTTTTGGATTCTTCCCTTACTCACCTAGAAGAGGTGCCCTGAGTCTGAGGCCAGCTCAGCTTTCAGCCTCCTCTAAAGAGCCACCAATTTCAGGCTGATGGAGGCTGGAGGCTCTTCACTTGGTGAGGAGGAAAGTTTGTGGACTTCTTGCAGGTGGTCTCTACCCCTATAATTGTCCCATAGCCAAGTTGATCCTCAAGTGGTCTGGAGTGTAATAGAGGGTCCAGGGGACACTCAGCTTCATGCACTCCCTGGGATGGCCGTTCATATATGTTGTATGTCTCTCTGAGGTCAGGGGTGTCTCTGTGAGGTGGCTGGCCAGTGTGGCTGTCCAAGGGGTCATTCTCCAACCAGAGTAGGTCTGTCTGTGGCCAGGAAACCAAGAGAAGTTCACACCCCTGACAAGCCTCAGCTGTCCTACCAGATGCTCAGTATGTGGCCTCAGTGCTGAGCCCGCAATCTCCCACCACAGCTCTAGACTTCTCGCGCTATGGTAGTCCCAGTGCTATGGGCCCAGGTTGCTGCAAGCACCCCTGCAATCTCCAGTAGTGCCTGGTACAGGACTAGTGGGAGCAAGTGAGGGAAACAGGAAGGGTTGAACCCATAGGCCAAGTCCTACCTGCCTTGAACTTGCTACCCTGGGCACAGGTGAGCTTTGCTCCTGGGATTGGGGGGCCTGGAAGGATAAAATGCCTTTTGGGACTCAGGACTGAGGAGCTTATATGGCAAATGGGTCTGAGTGATCTGGAGCTGTTGAGCTTGACTGTTGATATTTGATACTGTTGAGTTTGGGAGGACCTAGGGGAGTCTGAGACTTAGAGGGTAGCTTTCCACGACCACTGAGAGCTTGCCCAGCACTTGGAAAGTGGCCAGGAGGCCCCTCTGAGGGTCAGGCTTTGCCTGTGGGACACACTGTGATGGGTTAGATTCCTGGTCTTCCCATCATGGAGCCTTCAGTCTGGTGGGAAAAGCAAACTGCATCCTGGACTTTAGACTCATGGTGAGGAGCCATGGTAGAGAGAGCCtggtggggcggtgggggtgaGGAAGCCTTTCTGGAGAGGTGGACCTGTTTATAGATGAAGGGAGCACCCACTTGCAGACCCCTTTGCCCATTCCTGAGCCAGCCCTGCCTAGGATTCCAGGAGTCCCAAGTAAGGAAATTCTCCTAAGGGTTGTCTGTGAGAAGGAAGCACACTGCCCTTTCCCAGTTCCATGCCTGGCTTCTTGGGCCCTCACTCCACTGCTCATTAGAAACAGTTGGCTACTGGGCAGCAGCAGCCCTCCACTCTCACCTCCACCCTGTATTGGTTTCCATGCACAGTCCCTGCAGGTAGCAGATGGGTGGACAAGACTTGAAAGCCTGTTGTTTCCAAAGTGACAGTGTCTATAAGTGTCCCCAGGCCCCCAAGGCAGGTGCAATCAGGCACCTCCCACCACACTATGCCCACTTATTCCCATGCCTTGTGTATGCATGCCACAGCCCTCTTCGGATATGGGGCTTAGGTGGGACTGTGTTCTCCCTACTATGCCCCACCTCCATGGAGGCaattccctgtccctccctggggGCCTTCTAAGTTCAGCTCTATGAAGAAGCTGGGGCCACTCTGGCCCCTGATAATTGGCCATCATGAGCTGtgaaccaggctccaggaggGGCCTTGACCCCTGGGCCTTAGCTTCCTCATGGACCATTTGTGAGGATCCAACAGATTAATGGAGGGAAAGTTCTGGAATCAGGGCCAAAGAGGAAGTGGTCGAGGAACATCAGGCATGGTTCTAGCATTGCCATGTGCACAAAACAGAGGCTGTCTATAAAAGGCCTAGCTGAggtttattgaacacttaccatGTACCAGGAATGGGACCCATGTCTCACgaatgtgtttctgtttaatGTCCCCAGCATCCTGATGAGGTGGGTTATCATCTACTCAGTTTCACAGGTGGGGAATCTGAGGCCTAGAGAGGCAGAGTGACTTGCCCATGGCCTGACATAAAGTTCAGTCTAGCTTTAGACACCCCCCTACATTGACCCCTCTAACCATGCTTGGGCCTCTGTGCCAGTACCCCCTGGAGGGCCGGGTTGTCACTAACTCTGATCCAGACCCCTTTGCCTCACAGGAGCTGGTTGAATGGGTGCTGAAAGAAGTGACCCAGAGTTCCTGTCCAATGGGAGCCCAAGGTGGCCCCCTCATCCTGGAAGTGGGCTGCGGATCGGGAGCCATCTCCCTCAGCCTGCTGAGTCAGCTTCCCCAGGTGAGCCTCCTCTGCGTCCCTGTGCCCCACCCTGAGTAGACTGGGATTACCACTCACTGTCCCACAGATCCTTTCCCCACCCGTTTCTGCTAGAAGCACTTGAGAGGAGGTGGCCAGATATGGGAAGACAGGGCTGCCCTCAGCCTATCATGGTCATAGCCTCTaactcttttccccttttctctggcCAGACCCTGGCTACAGAGAGGGGAATGGCTGTTGGGTATTTCCCTCCTCTCTGGTAGGGGTTGGAGGAGAGCTCTTGTCCCCAGTCCTGGCCTCTCCAGGCACCCTGCCCCCTACATACCCATCATTTATTCTTGGGGCAGAGTCGAGTCATTGCTGTGGATAAAGGAGAAGCTGCCATCTGCCTGACCCAGGAGAATGCTCAGAGGTAGGCgggctggggagacagaaggTCAGGGTTGGGGAAGTCTGACTTTGGGACCTGGTCTCAATCCCTATTCAGGTATTAAACTCACTGATGTCTGTTTTCTACTCCTAAGAAAGGGGaggtcgtgggggggggggggttgcctggcATGGGTCCCACAGGGTTATGAAGGACAGTGGGCCCCAGATAACTGCCAGTCCAAGAAGAGTTTATTCTCATAGTCCTGGTAGCCACAAGCAGGAGCCTCCCCTGTGCTCACCCTCACTTCCCATCTCTTCAGGCTTCGGTTGCTGGACAGAATTCAGATCGTTCCCCTGGATGTGACTTTAGGTATCTTCCCTACCCATCTTCCTTGGGGTGGGGATCCTCAGCACAGGTGCTGACTggtggagagatggatggagggcttccccaacacacacacacacacacacacacacacacacacacacacacacacacactatcttaGACCAATCCTGCAAGTCCCTGCTGCCTCCTGGGCTGATTTGACCCATGCAGGGACCAGCCACAGggtctttgttattttctgaacCCCTGTAACTAGTGAGATTAACTAGGGCTTGCTTGCTTGTTGTCAAGAGATGAGCAGAAGCTCAGGAGAAAAGCTTTAGGACCAGAATACTTTAATACTTTAGTGCCTACCCATGCTGCTCCTGCCTGGCCCAGGCACAGCACAGCTCAGCCACACCTTTGCAGAGTGTTCTTGGGTTCTGGCTGCAGTTCTGGCTTCATTACATATCCACAAGATCTTTGAGCCTCATATGCACCCTCCATAGAGTGTGATACACCTGGTGTGGCACCTGGCACCTGGATGGAACGGACAAGCAGAGTTGCCAGGAATTGACTGACTAAAGCCAGGCATGCCTTCCACACACCGAGTCCATGTTGGCTATGGGGCAGCATATGGCAGGGCCAGTAGGGTTACAGAGAACAGAGGCTCTTGCATTGACCAAGCAGTCAGAGAGGTCTTCCTAAAGGTGGCACTTGAGCTGAGAtttgagaggagggagagagggcaaggaTATTCCATATGAAAAGTTGCCATCTCAGAGTATACATGCTCCTGGCCAGGCTGCTGGCCGGGGACCCTGGGCACTAATTTGCAGGTCTGGGTTATCAGATCCAGAGATAGGCCCATGGTGTGGCTTGGGGAGGGAGACTACCCAAGGGACATGGTGGCAGGTAGAGCTGCCACCCAGTCTCTGCTGTGTGTTCCCTTTGACCATAGAGGGGAGCTGGTCACACCTCCTGCCCTGGGGCCCCATGGACTTGGTTGTCAGCAACCCTCCCTACATCTTCCACCAAGACATGGAGCAGCTGGCCCCTGAGATCCGCAGGTACAGGGTATGATAGGAGGGAGCCAGGCCTGAGAAGGCCTTGGGGGATGTGTCTGCCCTGGGGGAACTACACCAttgggagggccagggagggagaggggactgAAAGGGACAGTGATGTTGAAAGACAGGTTCAGTTAGGAGCCCACAGACCTACTCGGTTCAGCTTCTGCCTTCCCACTTAAGACCactgaacttctctgagcctcatttcctgCCTTTGAAAGGGGAGTGATAGACCTTCGCAGGGCCATGAGGAGGACTTAGCAATGAATAACATTAGACATGGTATAGAATACATAGAGGGTGCTCAAATGGGTacatcattttacagaagaatgaGGCCCGGAGAGGGAAGATGCCTGGTCCAAGGTCATGTAGGGGCTTAGCAAGAAGGCTGGGACTAAGACCCTACTCCAGGCTTTGCTGTGAGTCATCCTGTTCTCAAACAAGGGCTGAGAACTAGGGGTAGCCCAGGATCCCTTGGATGAAGCAGCAGTAATGTGGGTCAAGGTGCTGGCTCTCCCTTTCCAGGCTCTCAGGAATGGTCTAGCCAGttccaagccccccccccccccctccagacTAAGCATAGGAACAGCCTTGCCTTGCTATCAGTCAGTGGGATTCGCTAAGCACTCCCAGTACTGTCTGGTAGGCTGCTGCCTATAGGAGGTAGGGGCATCAGAGCTGCTGTTTGGGGTctccttcctctgtgtcctcagatTTTCCTCTCAGCCCAGAGTGTAAGTTCCATGGGGCCCCTTTGTGGAGGGCCCTGCTCAGCTTAAGATATCCCCTGTCCCAGACTCTCACCTTCCACTGTTTTCCCTTCAGCTATGAAGACCCAGTAGCCCtggatggtggggaggagggcatggACATCATTACCCACATCTTGGCCCTGGCACCTTGGCTTCTGAAGGACTCTGGGTATGGATAGGGCAGGTCTCCTGGATCTGTCCCAGTGTGTACTAGGCCTGCCCTGACAGTCATTCTGCCCCCACACCTCCCGGTCCAGGTAACCCAGAAGTGCAGGTCCTAGTCCTGCCTGGTTGAGCTGACCCATTTCTCCATGTAGGAGCATCTTCTTAGAAGTGGACCCAAGACATCCAGAGCTTGTTGGCAGCTGGCTTCAGAGCCGGCCTGACCTGTCCCTTGATCTCGTGGCTGTGCGCAAGGATTTCTGTGGGAGGTGAGCTCTACCTACCCCACCCCTACCTCCATAGTCATAGCCACACTGGTTCTTCCACTCAGGCCATCCACAGCTCTGGCTGTGGGGAGAATGTGCTGTTCCCACACTCTGCTCATCCCCTGGGATTCAGGCAATAATTGGCCTCTTGTCCCTGTCTCCTTAGGCCCAGGTTCCTGCATATCCGGAGGTCTGGGCCACAATGTGGCTGCCTTATGGAAGCCTGACCAGGGCCCCAGCCTACCAGAGTGCCTGGCTGAtccttcttcctggaatgctACTTGGAGGGAGGTGATGGCACTTTCTAGAACCCAGATGCTTATGACATTTCCCATGGCTCTGTGATTCCCCAAGCTTCACATTTCTGGGAGACTTGGGGATAGAAGCAAGGGTGGGGATGTCCTTCTTGGGGTGGCAAAGAACGAGGACATCCATAGTTTGGCTAAGAGCTGAGCAGACCTAGGTTCCCATTCTGGCTTCCCATCACATCAGTGTGGCCAAGGGTAGGTTGCTCAGTGTCTCTGTGAGTGGAATTGCCTTGGGGATGTTGGGAGATACGGCCAATAAAGTGTCGAGAGACCAACAAATAGTCGTCTAATGTTTTGTTACTGTGATTTGTGGGTCCCCTGCCCCCTTGTCCCCAGGCAGTGCTGGGAGTAAGAGCTTCCTCCTGCTCCAGCAGAACTAGCCATCAGTCTCCCGTCTGGTGGGAGTGTGAGAGTCCAGTGTGGAGAAAGGCACATGGGTGCTCCTTTTGGCCTTGGATGCCAGGGCCTTGGGACTGATCAACTCACTCCTAGGGTTCGACCTAGCCCTCAACTGCCCTAGGTACACTCCCACACACCCTGActgggtctaggctctgagcacaggAATGTCATCTGAACTTCAGCTCAGAGCTGACTGTCTGCTTTCTGGAGGGGATTGGGCTGAGGGTCTTTGGTGCACAGTTCTGGGGTCACCTATCCTCATTTATCTCACTGAAGGCTTGAGCCAGTGAGGAGTAAGCAGCGTTTACGTTTACTTTTTATTCTCATAGCTTTTGGCTAAAACATTCCTTCCAAGTTGACCTTGCAGTTTCAGGTAACCCATCTGTCCCTGGTTGTAGCTGGGGAGAGTGAGAAACCCAGACAGCGCAGGTAGCTGGTTGTGACCTCCACCCAAGCTCTGGTCTGTGCAGACTTGTGGCCACCAGGAGGCCCGAAAGCCCAGCCCTTCTGTCCACAGCGACAGGAAACCTCCCAGTTGGCAGGTGCTGGTGTGAATCTGCATCAGAGTGGGTCCTGAGGAACATGCCAGACCAGACTGGCTCATCCCACTGGCACTTTCAAGGGCCTGACCTGGTGGTACGGTGGCCAGAGGCAGTATGGTCTGGTGGTCAGTATCCTCTGCTAAAGCTAGGATGCTTGGCTCCAGGGCTGTGTCTTGCACTGGGACCTCGGGCAGCTCCTTTCCCTGCAAGAAGCTGGCTCTTCTGGCTCCAAGGCCAGTGTAAGGTGGCAGCCTCATTTTAGCCTCAGTCAGTCAGGTGGGGTGTGAGCTGGCATCTGAATCCTCACTCCTCCAGCAGGGACTCCCCAAGATAAGATGTGGCCTGCCTGACATCCCGTGGTGGGAAGTAGCCAAGTGGAGATGGGAAGTTAGGTCCCTGCCTTTGGGGAGTCTGTATTGCTGGGCTCATACCTGGCTTGAGTGACCCACTCCTTCCCCTACTGTGCTGAGGGTCACATCTGCCTTAGCAGGGGCCACACTGCAGCTCCTAAGGCTCCTGTGTCCTGCTCCTTGCCCAATGCCAGCCACATGGACTCCAAGCTCCTCCTGACTTCGTTTGAGGAGGATCAGGGACTCCCCATCATGGCTGCCTAGAAGGAACCTGGGAGGGTACTGTAGGGCACAGCCAGAGAGAGGTTCCTGGCTTTCTGAGCCCCCTTGTGCTCTCCAACCTCTGCCTACATAGGTCCTTACCAGTATCGCCCATCTCTTCTGCCTGTGCCCTTCAGCTCCTGCTGTCTTCAGCAGCATCTCAAGGCAACCTGCCCCATTGTTCCACAGCCTGGGCCACACCTCAGCCAGTACTGGCTTCCCTGATGGTTTCACTCTCCTGGCCTTGGACCTATCACCGAGGAAAGGTCTTGGCAAGCATGTGGATATGTCACCCCAAGAGACCATAATGATGGGAATTACAGTGTCGGGGCAGCTGGGGTCACAGAAGCAGGAGCAACCTTTGGAGACAACCTTCCTAGAAAACCATGAGGCTTGACTCCTCTGATAAAGAGATGCAGGCCAAGTGGACTGGCAGGCCGGGCCTCAAGCCTGCAGCTAGAGGGGTGGCCAGAGGCCCCTGTGGGGACCACGTACAGCACTGGCTTGATTGGGCCTTGGACATTGAGCTCTGATGTTGAAGCCACACCACCCTGAGTTCAGATCTTGGCATCTGCCCCTCACCAGGATGTGACCTTGGCCAGATGACTTCACCTCCCTCAGCCTTGGTTTTCATACCTGATAAATGGGACCCTGTGCTTTATCTCATAGGATGGTTCTGAGGAGTCCGCGGGATGCACCTTTGATGGGGCATTGTGTTTTCACCGCTTGCTCCAGAGAGCAGACATGTGGGGAGACACAGGGAGGGCCTGTACCCTTGTGCGTCTGTCTGGTGCTTGACACCAAAACAAAGCAGGCAGAGAAATGGCGGTttggaaaggagggaaggcagggattTCACTCTTGGGCTCTTGACGTCTACCTGCTCTCTGGAGATGGAGCCCCCAAGAGGCTGGTAGTCTGGCCGCCTAGATTTCCCTCAGCACCTCCTCTCTGCACTAGGACTTGAATGCCCTGAGGTCCAGGCCACAACAATCAGTGGCTCTGCCCAGGAAAGCCAGGCTCACCTGCCCtatctcctccctccttcctggggcCAAAGCAAGAGATgagtaccccccacccccgccccagcatGTGTTATGGAGCTGATGGTAGAGTCCAGGCTCTTCAGACCCCTGAGATCTTGAGGGATGTGCCTACTGCCCTTCCAGCCTCCTTCAGCCAACCCTAAGCATGGGCAGGGGGTGTAGGAGTCCTTGACTGATGTACTCGGAAAGCAATTCCATCCTGTTTGCTGACAGTTGAGGAAACAGGCTTTGTCTCACAGTTGGGTGCTTGTCCTAACTGCCCTTAGGTTTCTCCATGGGGGCCCATCTAGCTGCCCTATTGAAATGTACCCCTCAACTCgtaaagccttttctttttaatttttaaagttttttaaatgtttatttaaaaaattttttcttaacgtttatttatttttgagagacagagagagacagaatgatcagggaggggcagagggagagggagacacagagtctgaagcaggcttcaggctctgagctgtcagcacagctgacatgaCAGccccctgacatggggctcaaacccatgaactgtgagatcatgacctgagccaaagttggatgcttaactgactgaaccacccaggtgtcccaatgtttatttatttttgagagagagagagagagcgagcacaagtgggggaggggcagagagagagggagacagaatctgaagcaggctccaggatctgagctgtcagcacagagcccaacacagggcttgaactcacagactgtgagatcatgacctgagtcgaagtcagacgcttaactgactgagacacccatgtACCTCGCCCCTAAACCCTTTTCTGCCACCACCTGTACCTGGACCCTGGGCCATTGACTGCTGCCAATCCCTGCCCTAAACCCTTGGCTGTCTCCTCATGACTTAAGTATGGTCACTGTGTCCTGCAGAGTCCAGGTCtgaagaggtgggaggggggtggtgatGGCTGTGGGAAAGGCTCTGTGTGGACCCCTTTCAAAGCCCCATCAGTGCTCTGAGTAAGCTTCCATCAGAGCAAAGTGTTCCACTGCTGACAGGCTTTGAGAACTGCTTTAACCTTTTCAGGCCAGCATGTCCTTCCCTGTCCACCTTCGGATTCTTTTGTCCACCGCCCTGGACTGCAGCTTCCTCGCAGGACTCTCTATTCCCTAAACATACCTCCTTCCCTTTGCCCAGGCAGTGTCTCCCATCAGGAATGCCTTGCCCACCACTGCCATCCAAAtgatccctcccctcccttcaagCTCCAACATAGATACTGCCTCCTCCAGAACACCCGCCCTgatctctgtcctccctccctcctacatACCATGCTCCTAGCCCAAACTTCTGCCAGCACTGATGACATTCTGCCCCATGCATTTGGAAACCTTCCTGTCTCCCTCATCTCTCTAGGGCCCCATGTGGGTCTGGCATACCCTAAGGTCAGTAATGTCCACTCATAAACCAACAATGTGTGTATTTTCTAGA is a window from the Leopardus geoffroyi isolate Oge1 chromosome A2, O.geoffroyi_Oge1_pat1.0, whole genome shotgun sequence genome containing:
- the HEMK1 gene encoding MTRF1L release factor glutamine methyltransferase isoform X2, encoding MELGDRMLRALLSGLGRKGGTRGWAFSSWQPYLPLARLLSATEVVSHWTAVFEKRGIPEAQASSEYIVAHVLGAKTFQSLRPVLRTQPLSPWQLQHVQKLSSCRLQRMPVQYILGEWDFQGLSLKMAPPVFIPRPESEELVEWVLKEVTQSSCPMGAQGGPLILEVGCGSGAISLSLLSQLPQSRVIAVDKGEAAICLTQENAQRLRLLDRIQIVPLDVTLEGSWSHLLPWGPMDLVVSNPPYIFHQDMEQLAPEIRRSIFLEVDPRHPELVGSWLQSRPDLSLDLVAVRKDFCGRPRFLHIRRSGPQCGCLMEA
- the HEMK1 gene encoding MTRF1L release factor glutamine methyltransferase isoform X1 produces the protein MELGDRMLRALLSGLGRKGGTRGWAFSSWQPYLPLARLLSATEVVSHWTAVFEKRGIPEAQASSEYIVAHVLGAKTFQSLRPVLRTQPLSPWQLQHVQKLSSCRLQRMPVQYILGEWDFQGLSLKMAPPVFIPRPESEELVEWVLKEVTQSSCPMGAQGGPLILEVGCGSGAISLSLLSQLPQSRVIAVDKGEAAICLTQENAQRLRLLDRIQIVPLDVTLEGSWSHLLPWGPMDLVVSNPPYIFHQDMEQLAPEIRSYEDPVALDGGEEGMDIITHILALAPWLLKDSGSIFLEVDPRHPELVGSWLQSRPDLSLDLVAVRKDFCGRPRFLHIRRSGPQCGCLMEA
- the HEMK1 gene encoding MTRF1L release factor glutamine methyltransferase isoform X4, which gives rise to MSPSCLLCRMPVQYILGEWDFQGLSLKMAPPVFIPRPESEELVEWVLKEVTQSSCPMGAQGGPLILEVGCGSGAISLSLLSQLPQSRVIAVDKGEAAICLTQENAQRLRLLDRIQIVPLDVTLEGSWSHLLPWGPMDLVVSNPPYIFHQDMEQLAPEIRSYEDPVALDGGEEGMDIITHILALAPWLLKDSGSIFLEVDPRHPELVGSWLQSRPDLSLDLVAVRKDFCGRPRFLHIRRSGPQCGCLMEA
- the HEMK1 gene encoding MTRF1L release factor glutamine methyltransferase isoform X5 — translated: MPVQYILGEWDFQGLSLKMAPPVFIPRPESEELVEWVLKEVTQSSCPMGAQGGPLILEVGCGSGAISLSLLSQLPQSRVIAVDKGEAAICLTQENAQRLRLLDRIQIVPLDVTLEGSWSHLLPWGPMDLVVSNPPYIFHQDMEQLAPEIRSYEDPVALDGGEEGMDIITHILALAPWLLKDSGSIFLEVDPRHPELVGSWLQSRPDLSLDLVAVRKDFCGRPRFLHIRRSGPQCGCLMEA
- the HEMK1 gene encoding MTRF1L release factor glutamine methyltransferase isoform X3; translated protein: MELGDRMLRALLSGLGRKGGTRGWAFSSWQPYLPLARLLSATEVVSHWTAVFEKRGIPEAQASSEYIVAHVLGAKTELVEWVLKEVTQSSCPMGAQGGPLILEVGCGSGAISLSLLSQLPQSRVIAVDKGEAAICLTQENAQRLRLLDRIQIVPLDVTLEGSWSHLLPWGPMDLVVSNPPYIFHQDMEQLAPEIRSYEDPVALDGGEEGMDIITHILALAPWLLKDSGSIFLEVDPRHPELVGSWLQSRPDLSLDLVAVRKDFCGRPRFLHIRRSGPQCGCLMEA